Proteins encoded in a region of the Chelonoidis abingdonii isolate Lonesome George chromosome 2, CheloAbing_2.0, whole genome shotgun sequence genome:
- the LOC116825715 gene encoding uncharacterized protein LOC116825715 has translation MLDLPNLVPEYCSAHIVHNTAKHGLEILSYDVEYFVIKVFSEFSSSTKNISELEEFCDFVETEYSEILHQLPKHFLTLFTAVDRLLKNWPALKSYFVNKGKEDVSCTIWAFLAEQEDRVSNDETITLPELYIYFVHNILSQFNNTIKVLESDYIQGTELYATFNKLRREIQNRQEKGFYGYKVTQFLKKLSLNKQNKFVGDAQQAYTRMLQYLEKCFDFSENSFCKLCGPLNLDEPLQLDKLCALSTNLNIKVDIDELFTEMCILNDVLPILKSSINDAESTRCQQQQECHHQINVSEVWVELFKCCEAPNLLRIVQHVFAVPPGNAFVERIFSVMKNLWADERNQLHVDMVKAELFVHFNYKMTCAEFAGFLQTGAARELVAAATNDQKFQLPLTPPCLG, from the coding sequence ATGTTGGATTTACCAAACCTTGTGCCAGAGTATTGCAGTGCTCACATAGTGCACAATACAGCAAAACATGGCTTGGAAATCCTCTCTTACGATGTAGAATACTTTGTCATCAAGGTCTTCAGTGAATTTTCATCCAGCACAAAGAATATCAGTGAACTTGAAGAATTCTGTGACTTTGTGGAGACAGAATATTCAGAAATCTTACACCAGCTACCTAAACATTTTCTGACCCTTTTCACTGCCGTAGACAGGTTACTGAAGAATTGGCCAGCACTCAAATCTTACTTTGTGAATAAAGGTAAGGAAGATGTGAGCTGCACAATATGGGCCTTTCTTGCTGAGCAAGAGGACAGAGTTTCCAATGACGAAACTATTACACTTCCAGAACTGTACATCTACTTTGTGCACAACATTCTAAGCCAATTTAACAACACAATAAAGGTTCTTGAGAGTGATTACATTCAGGGCACTGAACTGTATGCCACATTCAACAAGCTGAGAAGAGAGATTCAGAATCGACAAGAGAAAGGCTTCTATGGATACAAAGTGACACAGTTCTTGAAGAAGCTATCACTTAACAAGCAGAATAAATTTGTTGGTGATGCCCAACAGGCTTACACACGCATGCTGCAGTACCTGGAAAAGTGCTTTGATTTCAGCGAAAACTCTTTCTGTAAGTTGTGTGGACCACTGAATCTGGACGAACCTCTTCAGCTAGACAAACTGTGTGCGTTGTCTACAAACTTGAACATTAAAGTGGACATAGATGAATTATTTACAGAAATGTGCATACTGAATGATGTGCTACCAATCCTAAAGAGTTCAATAAATGATGCTGAATCAACAcggtgccagcagcagcaagagtgTCACCATCAAATCAATGTCTCTGAAGTGTGGGTAGAACTCTTTAAGTGCTGCGAGGCCCCAAACTTGCTTAGAATTGTGCAGCACGTGTTTGCTGTTCCACCCGGCAATGCGTTCGTGGAGCGCATTTTCAGCGTCATGAAGAACTTGTGGGCCGATGAAAGGAATCAACTCCATGTGGACATGGTGAAAGCTGAGCTATTCGTACACTTCAACTATAAAATGACTTGTGCCGAGTTTGCTGGATTTTTGCAGACAGGAGCAGCTAGGGAGCTTGTGGCAGCGGCAACAAATGATCAGAAGTTTCAACTGCCACTCACACCGCCCTGTCTGGGCTAG
- the TONSL gene encoding tonsoku-like protein isoform X1: MGPARGGLELQKAKDKAQRSGSLKEEAAICNQLGEILARHGRYREALEEHRQELRLLESVEDVLGCAVAHRKIGERLAELENYEAALKHQHQHLELARTLSDHTEQQRAWATIGRTYMFVAESGQAGEALREAEQAFMKSLAILEEKLEGTVPQRELSEMRARLYLNLGLVYDSMKDQAKCSCYIKKSIFISEQTRLYEDVYRAYFNLGNIHLREGQHSKAMRCLERARDCAHTMKEKCLESECCASIAQVLLSLGDFVAARRSLKKAYVLGSQQPQQRESIRRSLQYALKVSRLQEALEEKAPGDPQAALGLCEQLGDLFSKHGDYRRAVESYQRQLRYAESLRRPEQELAVIHVSLAATYGDLKEHGRAVQHYQAELALRHGNPLEEGKTWLNIALAREEAGEDYEALEPCFRSALQCADQAGEPRLQRQILQHLHPVQQKWGCPEAPNTLARLQSLCRSQGWSGARDSDEEELGDSEPLEESDLELSESDGEEDDLDGYNKSVPGRRRITKWNRRNDRGETPLHRACIDGNLRRVQIFLEQGHPLNPRDYCGWTPLHEACNHGHLEIVRLLLERGASIDDPGGLGCEGITPLHDALNCGHFEVAELLLQRGASAVLRNAKGLSPLETLQEWVRMYGKDLDQETRQRCRAMEWLLKEAVAGRAPEAAPPPRDTLPSQLFDAELSEPLTLRPSALATQPQSGGPSKKPPAPCQHGGKGSERRAEQEDCMTPLRPVKKRQRLLGQRMLGEDCRTPGFLVQEEPELPTHGGGQAEYEAAIRSVGSAQSYLGTEPVLSEAPARPALIPADEYVGDDWLEDDLGASHEPRKRGRRAQKESGSDSADTTGPESDGGAPHPVSPPRRRARQSRLTQIVDRTVLGRSRGGCTLGAPETAASPRPTDSSRANGLRGSGESPQLPSLSAAPARPPPIRVRVQVQDNVFLIPVPHSSGESHPVAWLAEQAAQRHYQTCGLLPRLTLKKEGALLAPQDLIVDVLQSNEEVLAEVQSWDLPPLADRYRKACLSLAVGEHRLLLKIMELQESGPWFSACGLALRQPHLAPLLRALKLQTCIRQLRLAGNGLADGLATELRATLGTMPGLTLLDLSANQLGAEGLHTLATGLPAQTAFQSLEELDLSLNPLGDNSSQALACLVQACPVLTTLRLQACGFTGAFLQHHRLLLANSLKGAVHLKTLALSHNALGSTGLELLLRSLPCATLSRLEIGSVAARLEEPLVDPVVRYLTQEGCALTHLTVSGNRLSDEAVAELARCLLVCPALVSLDLSANLGITVVGLRMLLSALRERNQGLRYLSLAGCSVRSPLDSTTWAWVSADVRELRLCSRQLNRSDQQGVGESWCGPAGTSLCTVTRHHKLFCKSV; this comes from the exons ATGGGACCGGCGCGGGGCGGGCTCG AGCTCCAGAAGGCGAAAGACAAGGCCCAGAGGAGCGGGAGCCTGAAGGAGGAAGCTGCCATTTGTAACCAGCTTGGGGAGATCTTAGCTAGACATG GGCGCTACCGGGAAGCACTGGAGGAGCACCGGCAGGAGCTCCGGCTCCTGGAGAGCGTGGAGGATGTTCTTGGCTGTGCCGTGGCCCACCGGAAGATCGGGGAACGCCTGGCTGAGCTGGAGAACTACGAAGCTGCGCTGAAG caccagcaccagcacctggAGCTGGCCCGCACCCTCTCCGACCACACCGAGCAGCAGAGGGCCTGGGCCACCATAGGCCGCACCTACATGTTTGTGGCTGAGAGCGGCCAGGCGGGCGAGGCGCTGCGGGAGGCTGAGCAGGCCTTCATGAAGAGCCTGGCCAtcctggaggagaagctggaag GGACGGTGCCGCAGCGGGAGCTGAGCGAGATGAGGGCCCGGCTTTATCTCAACCTGGGCTTGGTCTACGACAGCATGAAGGACCAGGCCAAGTGCAGCTGCTACATCAAGAAGAGCATCTTCATCTCGGA gCAGACTCGCCTCTACGAAGACGTGTACAGGGCCTACTTCAACCTGGGGAACATCCACCTGCGGGAGGGGCAGCACTCCAAGGCCATGCGCTGCCTGGAGCGGGCGCGGGACTGTGCCCACACCATGAAGGAGAAGTGCCTGGAGAGCGAGTGCTGTGCCAGCATCGCCCAG GTGCTCCTCAGCCTGGGAGACTTCGTGGCCGCCCGGCGCTCGCTGAAAAAGGCCTACGTGCTGGgctcacagcagccccagcagcgcGAGAGCATCCGCAGGAGCCTGCAGTATG CCCTGAAGGTGAGCCGTCTGCAGGAGGCCCTGGAGGAGAAGGCACCTGGCGACCCGCAGGCAGCCCTGGGCCTGTGCGAGCAGCTGGGGGACCTGTTCTCCAAGCACGGGGACTATCGCCGGGCTGTGGAGTCCTACCAAAGGCAG CTGCGTTACGCCGAGAGCCTGCGGAGGCCTGAGCAGGAGCTGGCTGTGATCCACGTCTCCCTGGCTGCCACCTACGGGGACCTGAAGGAGCATGGCCGGGCCGTGCAGCACTACCAGGCAGAGCTGGCGTTGCGGCATGGGAACCcgctggag GAGGGGAAGACCTGGCTGAACATCGCCCTGGCCAGGGAGGAGGCCGGCGAAGACTACGAGGCGCTGGAGCCCTGCTTCCGGAGCGCGCTGCAGTGTGCGGACCAGGCcggggagcccaggctgcag CGGCAAATCCTGCAGCACCTTCACCCTGTGCAGCAGAAATGGGGGTGCCCCGAGGCCCCCAACACGCTggccaggctgcagagcctgTGCCGCTCgcagggctggagtggagccAGGGACAGCGacgaggaggagctgggggacagTGAGCCTCTGGAGGAGAGCGACCTGGAGCTGTCAGAGAGCG ATGGGGAGGAAGACGACCTGGACGGCTACAACAAGAGCGTGCCCGGCCGGCGCAGGATCACCAAG TGGAACCGGCGGAACGACCGAGGCGAGACCCCGCTGCACCGAGCCTGCATCGACGGGAACCTGCGccgggtccagatcttcctggaGCAG GGTCACCCCCTGAACCCACGGGATTACTGCGGCTGGACGCCCCTGCATGAGGCCTGCAACCATGGGCACCTGG AGATTGTCCGGCTGCTGCTGGAGCGTGGCGCCTCCATCGATgaccctggggggctgggctgcgaGGGGATCACCCCCCTGCACGACGCCCTCAACTGTGGCCACTTCGAGgtggcagagctgctgctccagAGGGGTGCGTCGGCAGTGCTGAGGAACGCCAAg GGCCTGAGCCCGCTGGAAACCCTCCAGGAGTGGGTGAGGATGTACGGCAAGGACCTGGACCAGGAGACGCGCCAGCGCTGCCGAGCCATGGAGTGGCTGCTCAAGGAGGCCGTGGCAGGGCGAG CACCTGaagcagccccgcccccccgggacACTCTGCCCAGCCAGCTGTTTGATGCTGAGCTCTCGGAGCCTCTAACCCTGCGCCCCTCTGCTCTGGCCACACAGCCCCAGAGTGGGGGCCCCTCCAAGAAGCCCCCTGCGCCCTGCCAGCATGGTGGGAAGGGGTCAGAGCGCAGGGCCgagcaggaggactgcatgaccCCGCTCCGCCCTGTCAAGAAGAGGCAGCGTCTCCTGGGCCAGAGGATGCTGGGAGAGGATTGCCGGACGCCAGGGTTCCTGGTGCAGGAGGAGCCTGAGCTGCCCACCCACGGTGGGGGCCAGGCAGAATATGAAGCAGCCATCCGTAGCGTGGGCAGTGCCCAGTCCTACCTGGGCACAGAGCCGGTGCTGTCCGaggccccagccaggccagccctGATCCCAGCAGACGAGTACGTGGGGGACGACTGGCTGGAGGACGACCTGGGAGCGAGCCATGAGCCCCGCAAGAGGGGCCGCCGGGCCCAGAAGGAGTCAGGCTCGGACTCTGCAGACACCACAGGGCCCGAGAGTGATGGCGGAGCCCCCCACCCAGTGTCCCCCCCGAGGAGGAGGGCCCGGCAGAGCCGCCTCACCCAGATTGTGGACAGAACAGTGCTGGGCCGGTCCCGCGGAGGCTGCACCCTGGGGGCCCCAGAGACAGCCGCCAGCCCGAGGCCCACTGACAGCAGCCGAGCCAATGGCCTGAGAGGCAGTGGGGAGTCCCCGCAG CTCCCTTCGctgtctgcagcccctgctcGGCCGCCCCCCATTCGAGTGCGGGTCCAGGTCCAGGACAACGTCTTCCTGATCCCTGTGCCCCACAG CAGCGGCGAGAGCCACCCGGTGGCGTGGCTGGCGGAGCAGGCGGCCCAGCGCCATTACCAGACGTGTGGCCTGCTGCCACGGCTCACCCTCAAGAAGGAGGGGGCGCTGCTGGCACCCCAGGATCTCATTGTGGACGTGCTGCAGAGCAAtgaggag GTGTTAGCAGAGGTGCAGTCCTGGGACCTGCCCCCGCTCGCTGACCGCTACAGGAAGGCCTGTCTCAGCCTGGCCGTGG GTGAGCACCGGCTGCTGCTGAAGATCATGGAGCTGCAGGAGTCGGGCCCCTGGTTCAGTGCCTGCGGCCTCGCGCTGCGCCAGCCCCACCTCGCCCCGCTCCTGCGCGCcctcaagctgcagacctgcATCCGGCAGCTGCGGCTGGCTGGGAACGGCCTGGCTGATGGCCTGGCCACTGAGCTGCGGGCCACGCTGGGCACCATGCCTGGCCTGACACTCCTCGACCTGTCGGCCAACCAGCTCGGGGCCGAGGGGCTCCACACGCTGGCGACAGGGCTGCCCGCCCAGACGGCCTTTCAG AGCCTGGAAGAGCTGGATCTCAGCCTGAACCCCCTGGGAGACAACAGCTCCCAGGCCCTGGCCTGCCTGGTTCAGGCCTGCCCCGTCCTGACCACGCTCCGACTGCAGGCCTGTGGCTTCACTGGGGCTTTCCTGCAGCACCACCGCCTCCTGCTGGCCAACAGCCTGAAAG gagctgtgcacctgAAGACCCTCGCtttgtcccacaatgccctgggCTCCACcggcctggagctgctgctcagGAGCCTGCCCTGTGCCACCCTTAGCCGGCTGGAGATCGGCTCGGTGGCTGCCCGGCTGGAGGAGCCTCTCGTGGATCCGGTGGTCAGGTACCTGACGCAG GAGGGATGTGCTCTCACCCACCTGACTGTGTCTGGGAACCGCCTGAGCGACGAGGCTGTCGCGGAGCTGGCCAG GTGCCTCCTGGTTTGTCCAGCTTTGGTCTCGCTGGATTTGTCGGCAAACCTGGGGATCACCGTTGTGGGCTTGCGGATGCTGCTGTCAGCCCTGAGGGAGAGGAACCAAGGGCTCCGCTACCTCAGCCTGGCAG gctgcagcgTACGCAGCCCACTGGACAGCACCACGTGGGCCTGGGTCTCTGCCGATGTGCGCGAGTTGCGACTCTGCAGCCGGCAGCTGAACAGGAGCGACCAGCAAGGCGTGGGCGAGTCCTGGTGTGGCCCTGCGGGCACCTCTCTGTGCACAGTCACCCGGCACCACAAGCTGTTCTGCAAGAGTGTGTGA
- the TONSL gene encoding tonsoku-like protein isoform X2: MGPARGGLELQKAKDKAQRSGSLKEEAAICNQLGEILARHGRYREALEEHRQELRLLESVEDVLGCAVAHRKIGERLAELENYEAALKHQHQHLELARTLSDHTEQQRAWATIGRTYMFVAESGQAGEALREAEQAFMKSLAILEEKLEGTVPQRELSEMRARLYLNLGLVYDSMKDQAKCSCYIKKSIFISEQTRLYEDVYRAYFNLGNIHLREGQHSKAMRCLERARDCAHTMKEKCLESECCASIAQVLLSLGDFVAARRSLKKAYVLGSQQPQQRESIRRSLQYALKVSRLQEALEEKAPGDPQAALGLCEQLGDLFSKHGDYRRAVESYQRQLRYAESLRRPEQELAVIHVSLAATYGDLKEHGRAVQHYQAELALRHGNPLEEGKTWLNIALAREEAGEDYEALEPCFRSALQCADQAGEPRLQRQILQHLHPVQQKWGCPEAPNTLARLQSLCRSQGWSGARDSDEEELGDSEPLEESDLELSESDGEEDDLDGYNKSVPGRRRITKWNRRNDRGETPLHRACIDGNLRRVQIFLEQGHPLNPRDYCGWTPLHEACNHGHLEIVRLLLERGASIDDPGGLGCEGITPLHDALNCGHFEVAELLLQRGASAVLRNAKGLSPLETLQEWVRMYGKDLDQETRQRCRAMEWLLKEAVAGRAPEAAPPPRDTLPSQLFDAELSEPLTLRPSALATQPQSGGPSKKPPAPCQHGGKGSERRAEQEDCMTPLRPVKKRQRLLGQRMLGEDCRTPGFLVQEEPELPTHGGGQAEYEAAIRSVGSAQSYLGTEPVLSEAPARPALIPADEYVGDDWLEDDLGASHEPRKRGRRAQKESGSDSADTTGPESDGGAPHPVSPPRRRARQSRLTQIVDRTVLGRSRGGCTLGAPETAASPRPTDSSRANGLRGSGESPQLPSLSAAPARPPPIRVRVQVQDNVFLIPVPHSGESHPVAWLAEQAAQRHYQTCGLLPRLTLKKEGALLAPQDLIVDVLQSNEEVLAEVQSWDLPPLADRYRKACLSLAVGEHRLLLKIMELQESGPWFSACGLALRQPHLAPLLRALKLQTCIRQLRLAGNGLADGLATELRATLGTMPGLTLLDLSANQLGAEGLHTLATGLPAQTAFQSLEELDLSLNPLGDNSSQALACLVQACPVLTTLRLQACGFTGAFLQHHRLLLANSLKGAVHLKTLALSHNALGSTGLELLLRSLPCATLSRLEIGSVAARLEEPLVDPVVRYLTQEGCALTHLTVSGNRLSDEAVAELARCLLVCPALVSLDLSANLGITVVGLRMLLSALRERNQGLRYLSLAGCSVRSPLDSTTWAWVSADVRELRLCSRQLNRSDQQGVGESWCGPAGTSLCTVTRHHKLFCKSV; the protein is encoded by the exons ATGGGACCGGCGCGGGGCGGGCTCG AGCTCCAGAAGGCGAAAGACAAGGCCCAGAGGAGCGGGAGCCTGAAGGAGGAAGCTGCCATTTGTAACCAGCTTGGGGAGATCTTAGCTAGACATG GGCGCTACCGGGAAGCACTGGAGGAGCACCGGCAGGAGCTCCGGCTCCTGGAGAGCGTGGAGGATGTTCTTGGCTGTGCCGTGGCCCACCGGAAGATCGGGGAACGCCTGGCTGAGCTGGAGAACTACGAAGCTGCGCTGAAG caccagcaccagcacctggAGCTGGCCCGCACCCTCTCCGACCACACCGAGCAGCAGAGGGCCTGGGCCACCATAGGCCGCACCTACATGTTTGTGGCTGAGAGCGGCCAGGCGGGCGAGGCGCTGCGGGAGGCTGAGCAGGCCTTCATGAAGAGCCTGGCCAtcctggaggagaagctggaag GGACGGTGCCGCAGCGGGAGCTGAGCGAGATGAGGGCCCGGCTTTATCTCAACCTGGGCTTGGTCTACGACAGCATGAAGGACCAGGCCAAGTGCAGCTGCTACATCAAGAAGAGCATCTTCATCTCGGA gCAGACTCGCCTCTACGAAGACGTGTACAGGGCCTACTTCAACCTGGGGAACATCCACCTGCGGGAGGGGCAGCACTCCAAGGCCATGCGCTGCCTGGAGCGGGCGCGGGACTGTGCCCACACCATGAAGGAGAAGTGCCTGGAGAGCGAGTGCTGTGCCAGCATCGCCCAG GTGCTCCTCAGCCTGGGAGACTTCGTGGCCGCCCGGCGCTCGCTGAAAAAGGCCTACGTGCTGGgctcacagcagccccagcagcgcGAGAGCATCCGCAGGAGCCTGCAGTATG CCCTGAAGGTGAGCCGTCTGCAGGAGGCCCTGGAGGAGAAGGCACCTGGCGACCCGCAGGCAGCCCTGGGCCTGTGCGAGCAGCTGGGGGACCTGTTCTCCAAGCACGGGGACTATCGCCGGGCTGTGGAGTCCTACCAAAGGCAG CTGCGTTACGCCGAGAGCCTGCGGAGGCCTGAGCAGGAGCTGGCTGTGATCCACGTCTCCCTGGCTGCCACCTACGGGGACCTGAAGGAGCATGGCCGGGCCGTGCAGCACTACCAGGCAGAGCTGGCGTTGCGGCATGGGAACCcgctggag GAGGGGAAGACCTGGCTGAACATCGCCCTGGCCAGGGAGGAGGCCGGCGAAGACTACGAGGCGCTGGAGCCCTGCTTCCGGAGCGCGCTGCAGTGTGCGGACCAGGCcggggagcccaggctgcag CGGCAAATCCTGCAGCACCTTCACCCTGTGCAGCAGAAATGGGGGTGCCCCGAGGCCCCCAACACGCTggccaggctgcagagcctgTGCCGCTCgcagggctggagtggagccAGGGACAGCGacgaggaggagctgggggacagTGAGCCTCTGGAGGAGAGCGACCTGGAGCTGTCAGAGAGCG ATGGGGAGGAAGACGACCTGGACGGCTACAACAAGAGCGTGCCCGGCCGGCGCAGGATCACCAAG TGGAACCGGCGGAACGACCGAGGCGAGACCCCGCTGCACCGAGCCTGCATCGACGGGAACCTGCGccgggtccagatcttcctggaGCAG GGTCACCCCCTGAACCCACGGGATTACTGCGGCTGGACGCCCCTGCATGAGGCCTGCAACCATGGGCACCTGG AGATTGTCCGGCTGCTGCTGGAGCGTGGCGCCTCCATCGATgaccctggggggctgggctgcgaGGGGATCACCCCCCTGCACGACGCCCTCAACTGTGGCCACTTCGAGgtggcagagctgctgctccagAGGGGTGCGTCGGCAGTGCTGAGGAACGCCAAg GGCCTGAGCCCGCTGGAAACCCTCCAGGAGTGGGTGAGGATGTACGGCAAGGACCTGGACCAGGAGACGCGCCAGCGCTGCCGAGCCATGGAGTGGCTGCTCAAGGAGGCCGTGGCAGGGCGAG CACCTGaagcagccccgcccccccgggacACTCTGCCCAGCCAGCTGTTTGATGCTGAGCTCTCGGAGCCTCTAACCCTGCGCCCCTCTGCTCTGGCCACACAGCCCCAGAGTGGGGGCCCCTCCAAGAAGCCCCCTGCGCCCTGCCAGCATGGTGGGAAGGGGTCAGAGCGCAGGGCCgagcaggaggactgcatgaccCCGCTCCGCCCTGTCAAGAAGAGGCAGCGTCTCCTGGGCCAGAGGATGCTGGGAGAGGATTGCCGGACGCCAGGGTTCCTGGTGCAGGAGGAGCCTGAGCTGCCCACCCACGGTGGGGGCCAGGCAGAATATGAAGCAGCCATCCGTAGCGTGGGCAGTGCCCAGTCCTACCTGGGCACAGAGCCGGTGCTGTCCGaggccccagccaggccagccctGATCCCAGCAGACGAGTACGTGGGGGACGACTGGCTGGAGGACGACCTGGGAGCGAGCCATGAGCCCCGCAAGAGGGGCCGCCGGGCCCAGAAGGAGTCAGGCTCGGACTCTGCAGACACCACAGGGCCCGAGAGTGATGGCGGAGCCCCCCACCCAGTGTCCCCCCCGAGGAGGAGGGCCCGGCAGAGCCGCCTCACCCAGATTGTGGACAGAACAGTGCTGGGCCGGTCCCGCGGAGGCTGCACCCTGGGGGCCCCAGAGACAGCCGCCAGCCCGAGGCCCACTGACAGCAGCCGAGCCAATGGCCTGAGAGGCAGTGGGGAGTCCCCGCAG CTCCCTTCGctgtctgcagcccctgctcGGCCGCCCCCCATTCGAGTGCGGGTCCAGGTCCAGGACAACGTCTTCCTGATCCCTGTGCCCCACAG CGGCGAGAGCCACCCGGTGGCGTGGCTGGCGGAGCAGGCGGCCCAGCGCCATTACCAGACGTGTGGCCTGCTGCCACGGCTCACCCTCAAGAAGGAGGGGGCGCTGCTGGCACCCCAGGATCTCATTGTGGACGTGCTGCAGAGCAAtgaggag GTGTTAGCAGAGGTGCAGTCCTGGGACCTGCCCCCGCTCGCTGACCGCTACAGGAAGGCCTGTCTCAGCCTGGCCGTGG GTGAGCACCGGCTGCTGCTGAAGATCATGGAGCTGCAGGAGTCGGGCCCCTGGTTCAGTGCCTGCGGCCTCGCGCTGCGCCAGCCCCACCTCGCCCCGCTCCTGCGCGCcctcaagctgcagacctgcATCCGGCAGCTGCGGCTGGCTGGGAACGGCCTGGCTGATGGCCTGGCCACTGAGCTGCGGGCCACGCTGGGCACCATGCCTGGCCTGACACTCCTCGACCTGTCGGCCAACCAGCTCGGGGCCGAGGGGCTCCACACGCTGGCGACAGGGCTGCCCGCCCAGACGGCCTTTCAG AGCCTGGAAGAGCTGGATCTCAGCCTGAACCCCCTGGGAGACAACAGCTCCCAGGCCCTGGCCTGCCTGGTTCAGGCCTGCCCCGTCCTGACCACGCTCCGACTGCAGGCCTGTGGCTTCACTGGGGCTTTCCTGCAGCACCACCGCCTCCTGCTGGCCAACAGCCTGAAAG gagctgtgcacctgAAGACCCTCGCtttgtcccacaatgccctgggCTCCACcggcctggagctgctgctcagGAGCCTGCCCTGTGCCACCCTTAGCCGGCTGGAGATCGGCTCGGTGGCTGCCCGGCTGGAGGAGCCTCTCGTGGATCCGGTGGTCAGGTACCTGACGCAG GAGGGATGTGCTCTCACCCACCTGACTGTGTCTGGGAACCGCCTGAGCGACGAGGCTGTCGCGGAGCTGGCCAG GTGCCTCCTGGTTTGTCCAGCTTTGGTCTCGCTGGATTTGTCGGCAAACCTGGGGATCACCGTTGTGGGCTTGCGGATGCTGCTGTCAGCCCTGAGGGAGAGGAACCAAGGGCTCCGCTACCTCAGCCTGGCAG gctgcagcgTACGCAGCCCACTGGACAGCACCACGTGGGCCTGGGTCTCTGCCGATGTGCGCGAGTTGCGACTCTGCAGCCGGCAGCTGAACAGGAGCGACCAGCAAGGCGTGGGCGAGTCCTGGTGTGGCCCTGCGGGCACCTCTCTGTGCACAGTCACCCGGCACCACAAGCTGTTCTGCAAGAGTGTGTGA
- the VPS28 gene encoding vacuolar protein sorting-associated protein 28 homolog: MSPCQSQDIRATSPRHAAAEHRRPDGAAIGGGPRVSPSAPYGPPTPFSRTKPASGPEEGSPAAAAPGNKPELYEEVKLYKNAREREKYDNMAELFAVVKTMQALEKAYIKDCVSPNEYTAACSRLLVQYKAAFKQVQGSEIGSIDEFCRKFRLDCPLAMERIKEDRPITIKDDKGNLNRCIADIVSLFITVMDKLRLEIRAMDEIQPDLRELMETMNRMSNLPPDFEGRQKVNQWLQTLSGMSASDELDDSQVRQMLFDLESAYNAFNRFLHS; encoded by the exons ccccaggcatGCCGCCGCCGAGCACCGGCGCCCCGATGGGGCCGCTATCGGGGGGGGCCCGCGAGTGAGTCCGAGCGCACCGTATGGGCCTCCGACGCCATTTTCCAGGACGAAGCCAGCGAGCGGCCCGGAGGAAGGGAGCCCGGCCGCGGCA GCCCCAGGGAATAAGCCGGAACTGTACGAG GAGGTAAAGCTGTATAAGAATGCACGGGAGCGAGAAAA GTACGATAACATGGCTGAGCTGTTTGCAGTGGTGAAGACGATGCAGGCTCTGGAGAAAGCTTACATCAAGGACTGCGTCTCTCCCAACGA GTACACTGCAGCCTGCTCCCGGCTCCTGGTCCAGTACAAAGCTGCCTTCAAACAGGTGCAGGGTTCCGAGATCGGCTCCATCGATGAATTCTGCCGCAAGTTCCGG CTTGACTGCCCGCTGGCCATGGAGAGGATCAAGGAGGATCGTCCAATCACCATCAAGGATGACAAGGGCAACCTGAACCGCTGCATTGCCGACATCGTCTCT CTTTTCATCACAGTAATGGATAAGCTGCGCCTGGAGATCCGAGCCATGGATGAG ATCCAGCCAGACCTGCGGGAGCTGATGGAGACGATGAACCGCATGAGCAACCTGCCCCCTGACTTCGAGGGGCGACAGAAAGTGAACCAGTG gctgcagacGCTGAGCGGGATGTCTGCCTCCGACGAGCTGGATGACTCCCAAGTGCGCCAGATGCTGTTCGATTTGGAATCGGCCTACAACGCCTTCAACCGCTTCCTGCACTCCTGA